The region GCCCAGTAAAAAATTAACAATCGGGTCGTATTCGGTTTTCGACGGGTGGGAACATGATGGTCGCACGGCTCTATTATCGCATTATGAATCTGGAGGAGGCGCATATCGACGTGCGCCGTGCAGCAAAAGCATATATCGAATCGCTTTTTGCGGATGACGATGCGGCGCTGCAATCCGGTTCTCGAGACACAGCATTTCCGTGCGTGGATGTCAGCGATCTGGTCGCGCGACTGAACGCGCTCGCTGAACACTGGAAGTCCGATGAACTGGCCCGCCATCCGGTCGCGTGCACCTCTGCTACTGTGCGTTTCGTCGCAGCGCAATATGCGCCAGTGGGACTCGCGCCGGGCTGCGCGCTGCAGAACGTGGTGCACGCAGCAAACTGTCACGAGCCGGTGCCCGCGCACGCGCACGCTGCACACCTGTGGCATGTCGGCGATTTTTCCCCGGCGCGCAATCATGCTTGCCTGTACCGTCAGTTGCTCGAACATACCGGTCAGTATCTGCCGACGATCGATTCGCCGATGTTCGCGGAGCAGGCCGGATTGCTGCCGACATCGCCGGAGCTCGCGGCTTGCTGGCTGGCGTTGTCGCTGAGCCCCGGCGCGTATGGTCCGGAAATTCTCGGCGCGGCGCTGTTTGAGTTGCAGGTCGCGGTTTCCCCGGTCGTCGAGGCCTTGCTGCGCACCAGCGACATCACACGCGGACACCCGTACCTGACGGCGCGGCATGACGCATGTAGGCAGGCCGCGCAACGCCACATCGAGCAGGCGATTGGTGGGATGCTCGGCGAGCCGGGCATCGACTCGTCGACCACGGCGGCGCGCATCGAACGCGGACACCGCATGTCGATGCATCTGCAAGGCGCCTGGCACGCCGCGATCGCTCGCCACGTGCGCGAGCTTCTGCTCGATCCGACGGTCGCCATGGTCGAACTGATCCGCCGAAAATCCCGCTTCGCGGCGGGCTACCACAGTCGGCTCACGCTCGCCGACCGCCCATTCGACGACTACGTGGTGCAGGATCCCGAGCATTTTGTCCGCGATCTTGCACACTCGCGCTGGATCGTGCGCGGCCATCCCGAACAGAGCCTGTTGCTGACCAGGCTAGTCGCATTCGGCGGCCCGATGTTTCGTGTGTTTTCTAATAAAGAACTTGATGTGATGCGCGCTTGGATTGCATCGCTGCCTGCCGGCGCATCGGCAGGACCCTCCACGAATAACTCGTGGGTTACAACATCAGCACCATCCGTCCCGTCTGTGCCGAGCGAGCATCGCGTTGCCGAACCCGCGACGCATACTCGCACCGAAGCGGAACCCGTGCGCGCCGCGAGCGGCAACGTGGGGCCGCGCGAGCTATATCACCGGCTGCTCAACCACGAGAACAACCCGACCGTCTTCGACTACGCCGGCGCATTTGCGGAAACGTGGCTGGCGCGTGCAGTCGAGGTCGCCGAGCGCGGTCCGGACGCGCTGCCATTCGCGGACTACACGCATGAACGCCTGCGGCATTGGTTCGAAGACCGGGCGCTGCGTCAGACGCAGTCGTATGCAGGCCCCGGACAGAACATCGACAAGCCGCGCGAGCAGGTGATCGAGGAGGCCGTACAGCTCTGCCCGATGATCTTTATCGACGGCGGCTGGGTGCAGCGTTGGACCAACGCCGGGTATGTGGAGACCGGCATTGGCACGCTGCTGTACAAGATATTTTCTGACGAGATCGGCAACGGCGACACGCAACTTAATCATCCGAACATCTATCGCGACTTGATGCGGCAGATGGGTATCGAACTGCCGGATTTCAGGAGCCGCGCATTCGCAATGAGCGAGCTGTTCAGCGACGCTGCTTTCGAAGTGCCAGCGTTCTGGCTGTCGATCTCTCAGTTTCCGCGCCGCTTTCTGCCGGAAACGCTCGGGCTGAATCTGGCGATGGAGCTGTCGGGCGTCGGAGGTGCGTACCGCACCGCGCGCGACGAACTTCGCCACTACCAGTTCGATACCCGCTTCGTCGATCTGCACAACACGATCGACAACGCCTCCACCGGACACTCCGCCATGGCGCTGCAAGCGATCGAAGTATATATGGACGCAGCGCTGGCCATGGCCAGCCCGGCAGCATCACGCACGCAGTGGCGACGCGTATGGACCGGCTTCCGTGCGCTCGCAATTCCTCGACGCAGCTGGAAGGAAGTGTTCGCGAAACCGACTTACACCGTTTGACGATTCACGCGCCGCACATTGAAAAAGGGATCTGAGAGTGAGTTCATATGTCATTGGCGTTTCGTTCGGTTATCACGATAGCGCGGCTGCGATAGTCCGCGACGGCGAGATCGTCGCTGCGGTGCAGGAGGAGCGCTTCACGCGGGTCCGGCACGATCCGGGCTTTCCCCTGAACGCGCTGCGCTACTGTTTGCGTGAGGCCGGCGTCACGCTAGCGGATGTCTCCGCGATCTTCTACTACGAGAATCCGGTCAAGAAGCTTGGTCGCATCGTGTCGACCTACTTCGCCTTCGGTACGCGCGGTTTCGGGGCGTTCATTTCGGACGTGCCGGACTGGCTTACCGGCAAGGTGTTCGTCAAACAGCTGATTCGCCGGGAACTGGAGAGCGGCTTTGGGGTGTCCGCGTGTATACCGGCGGTCCATTACATCGATCACCATATGTCGCATGCATCGGCGGCGTTCTTCCCCGGTCCGTTCTCGGAGGCAGCCGTGCTGTGCGTGGATGGCGTCGGCGAATGGGCGACCACCAGCGCGTGGGTCGGCGAGCGGAACACACTGCACCCGGTCTGGGAGATCCGTTTTCCCCACTCGCTTGGCCTTTTGTACTCGGCGATGACCTACTTCTGTGGCTTCAAGGTCGATTCGGGCGAATACAAGTTGATGGGACTCGCGCCGTATGGTACGCCGGTCTACTACGACACGATCCTCGACAACCTGATCGACTTGAAGCCGGACGGTAGCTTCTGGCTGAACATGAAGTACTTCGACTACGCGGTCGGCAACTGCATGATCACCGACGAGTTCGCGACGCTATTCGGCGGACCCCGCCGCGAAGCCGAGAGCCGCATCACGAAGCGTGAGTTTGACCTCGCCGCGTCGGTGCAGCGCGTGCTCGAGGAAGCGATGCTGCGCATCGGCCGCACGATGCGCAAGCAGACGGGCCAGCGCAATCTGTGTCTTGCGGGCGGCGTCGCGCTGAATTGCGTCGCGAACGGCAGGCTGCTCGAGGCGCGGGTCTTCGACCGAATCTGGGTGCAGCCCGCCGCCGGCGATGCAGGCGGCGCGCTTGGCGCGGCGCTCGCGGGCTGGCACGTGCAGATGGGGCACGCTCGCACGCTCGGAACGACGGACCGGATGAAAGCGACGCTGCTCGGCACGTCGTATAGCAATACGGAGATCGAGGTCGTGCTCACCGGCCATCGTGCGGTGTTCGAGCGGCTCTCCGATGAAGCTCTGCCGGCTCATGTTGCTGGGCTTCTCGCGGAAGGCAATGTGGTCGGTTGGTTTCAGGGTCGCATGGAATTTGGGCCGCGCGCACTGGGCGCGCGCTCGATTCTTGGTGATCCGCGCAACCAGACCATGCAAAGCGTGATGAACCTCAAAATCAAGAACCGCGAGTCGTTCCGGCCGTTCGCGCCGGCGGTGCTCGAGGAACACGCGCAGGAGTGGTTCAGACTGGACAGCGCGAGCCCGTACATGCTGTTCGTCGTCGATGTCCAGCCCACGCATCGCAAGCCGGTCAGCGCGTCGCAGCAAACGCTGACCGGCATCGAACTGCTGAACTGCACGCGCTCGTCGATTCCCGCCGTTACGCACGTCGATTTCTCGGCGCGCGTGCAGACGGTCGGCAAGGAAGCGAATCCGCGCTTCAGGCAGCTTCTCGAAGCGTTCCATCAACAGACGAACTGTCCAGTCCTCGTCAACACGTCGTTCAACGTGCGCGGGGAGCCGATCGTCGAGACGCCGTCGAATGCCTATCTCTGCTTCATGCGCACCCAGATGGATTACCTCGTGGTGGGCAACTACGTGCTGCGCAAGGCCAATCAGCCGGAACTGGCGGAGGAGGGCGACTGGCGCACCGAATTCGCACTCGACTGAACCGGGGCGATGTCGCCCTGCATCGACACACTTTTATTCATCGGGACGTCCATGAAAATGGTCTTCAGATTTGCGTTGCTTGCTGTTCTCACGTTGTCGTTTTTCATCTTCGTCGTTCCGTTCGGTGCATGTGCGCGGCTCGTCTCGGACAAGCTTCGTTTGCGCAGGCACGAACGGGCGTCAACCTACTTTCATCTGTCTCCGACCGCCCGGATGAACGGTGGGCGCCTTCACCGGGGCAGCGTGGAGCAGTTCACGAGCCGCAATTCCTGACGTCGAGACGAGGAGGCTGAATGGACAGGCGCGCATTGACGCACGATGAGGCAGTTCGTGAGGTGTACCGATTGACGCCGCAGATCCGCGAGTATGACCAGTTCATGTATCTTGGCGTGCGCTGGTTGCCGTATACGATGTTCTTTCATCATAAGAACTACCGGTCCGACGTGATTAACACGGACGATCAGGGCTTCCGGCTCAGCACATTTGGCGACGCCCGCGACGTGAGCGTGGTTAACCCGCCGAAGGGGCGACCGGTCAACCTGCTGGTCGGTGGCTCGACCGCGCTGGGCACGGGCGCGACGGCAGATTCGCATACGGTCGCCTCACGGCTCGCGGCGTGGACCGGCGAGCCATGGCTGAATTTCAGCGGGCGCGGCTATAACGCGGTCCAGGAGGTGTTGATGTACATGATGCATCAGCACCGCTTCGAGAAAATTAATCACGTCGTGGTGCTGAGCGGCATCAATACACTCGCGCTCGAAGGGCAGCCCGACGAACTCGCCACCGACCACGGACGTTACTACTACTCGTTCGAGTACCCGCACTACATGAACCGGTACAACGACGACCTGAAACGGCGCGCGCGAACTTACGCGTCGGCGCTGGACGGCCGTGAGAAGAGCTTCATCTCCCGATATATCAACCGGTTTCTGTCGGAGGACAACCCTGCGGACGTCGTGATCACCGACGACGGTACCGACACCGATGCGCGGGTCAAGCGCGCGGCCTGGGTCGTGTCGAACGCGATGAAGCAGTGGCAGCAGTTACTGACCGGAACGGGCGCGAAGCTGAGTTTCGTGCTGCAACCGATGTCGTTCTGGACCCGTGATCACCTGGCGTTGGACGAGGCGGCAATATTTCACGCGATCGACAGTTGTCCGAATAACTTCTGGCGACTGTTTGCGGGGATCCTCGGCAAAGAGATTCATGCCCCGTTTGCCGACGGCATACGCGAGGTCTGCGAGAAGCGGAAGATCGGTTTCGCGGACATGAACGTGCTACTGCGCGACTCGCCGGTCATCGACGACTACCTGTTTGTCGACCGTGTTCATTTCAACGACAAGGGCTACGACGAGGTGGCGCGCCTGATCGCCGACAAGATGCTTTAACGACTTGCCTAAAGTGGCAACTGGAGGAATTCATGAAACCGCAGACGAAGAAAGCTGGCCCGCTCGCGATCATCGCCGCGTTGTTCCGCAAGCTGTTCCGGAAGAAAAAGAAGAAGCAGGAGAGTTCGATCTATCCGCTTCGCTGAGGCATAGAACAAGCGGCCGAGGTGCCTCCGCAACCGACGGGGCGCCGCGATGTTCATTTCATCTGGGGACGGTGAGCGCCCCATGTCAATAAGGACAGGAGTTTCGTGAAGATCTTTTCTATGAAGCCGGGCCATGATGGCGCCATCGCGCTGGTGGATGCTGCGAGCGGCAAGCTGGAATGGTCGTTCGAACCGGAGAAGGACAGCTTTCCGCGCTACGAGGTGTTCAATCCGTCGCAGTTCGTGTTTGCTGCCGAGCAGCTTGGCGCGATGCCGGACGTATTTGCCGTGAGTGGCTGGGGCAAGGGCTCGATGGCCGCGAACGCGCCCATCGGTGCCGGCTACTACGGACACGGCAGCGGAGCGGTCCAACATCACCGCACGACGATGTTCGGCGCGAACGTGAACTATTTCACCAGCAGCCATGAACGCTCGCACATCTGGTGCACGTATGGCCTGTCGCCTTTCGAGCAGGGCAAGCCGTGCTATGTGCTCGCATGGGAAGGCGCGCTCGGCGACTTCTATCGGGTCGACGAAAAGCTGGACGTGCATCACGTCGGTCGAGTGATGGTTACGCCGGGCAACAAGTACGCATTTCTGTACGCGCTCGCGGACCCCACGTTCACGCTGCCGAAAGGCAAGCTACGCAACGAGGACCCGGGCAAACTGATGGCGCTGTGCGCGTACGGGGAATCCGGCGAAATGACGCCCGACGAGCGCGAGATCACCGATTTTCTGCTGAAGCGCGACAGCATCCTCGCGACGCTGTCGAAGGACGATCTAAGCGAATCGAAGTATCACAACATCGGTTTGCAGCATCCGGATTTCACCCGGCTCGCGAAGCGTTACTCCGATGAGATCTTCAACCACTTCTATCAGTACGCAAAAGAGCATCTGACGGATGGCTATCCGCTGTTGATTTCCGGAGGATGCGGGCTCAACTGTGACTGGAACACGATGTGGCGCAACAGCGGACTGTTCGAGGACGTATTTGTACCGCCGTGTACGAACGACACGGGCTCTGCGATCGGCACCGCGGTCGACGCGATGCGGGAGTTCACGGGCCGCGCGAAGCTCGAGTGGACCGTCTATAGCGACCGTGCCTTCATTGACGATCAGCCGGACATGCCGGACGTGGACACCTATCCGCTGGATCTGGAGTGCGTCGCCGGCTTTCTCGCACAGGACAACATCGTCGCTTGGACCCAGGGACGGTGCGAGATCGGCCCGCGCGCACTCGGCAACCGCTCGATTCTCGCCGCGCCTTTCGCGCGCTCGACATGCGATCGCCTGAACCACATCAAGAAGCGCGAAGGGTTCCGTCCTGTAGCGCCAATCTGCATGGAGGAAGAGGTGTCGCGTCATTTCGACTGGGCCGGTCCTTCGCCGCACATGCTGTATTTCCAAAAAGTGCGTAATCGCGAACTAGCTGCGATCACGCACGTCGACGGCACCGCGCGCGTGCAGACCGTGAACGCGCAGCAGAACCCACGGATGCACGCGCTGCTCACGCAGTTCCGTGCTCAGACCGGCTCGGGCGTGCTGTGCAACACGTCGCTGAACTTCAACGGCACTGGTTTCATCAACCGCACGAGCGACCTCTACCAGTACTGCAAAACCACGGGGATCGACGGCTTCGTCTACGACGACCGGTTCTGCGTGATCCGCAAGTAAGCTCCCACCGGGCCGCCAGAGGGTCGCCCGCCGAATTCCCGAATCGTATACCCCTGAGACATTCCGCAACCATGACCAAGAAGATTCTCTACGTCTATGCGCCGGCTGGGCCGCCGCTCGATTACTTCTTCCCGAAAGTCGCGAGCCGCGGCGACGTGCACACCTGCATCGTCAGCAAGCCATCCGCCTACAACCTCGAGATTCTGTGCAAGCACAGCACCACGCTGCACGATTTCAGTGGGCTGCGGCCGGACGACGGTTTCGCGCGTGTCGCCGAAATCGCGCATGCACTGAAGCCGGACGTCGTGTTCACGTTTTCCGAGTTCCTGCTGAAGTCCGTGTCGGAGCTCGCGGCGCAGTTGGGCGTGCGCGGCGTAGGCCCGAATATCGACCTCGCGCGCAACAAAATACTGATGCGCAAGCGCTGGCAGGAAGCGGGCGTGCCGCAGCCGGCGTTCCGCGCGATCCGGCGGCGCGACGATCTGCATCGGGTCGCGGAATTGCGCTTCCCGGTGCTCGTCAAGCTCGCCTATGGCGCAGGTTCGATCGGCCAGCAGATCATCCACGGCATGCATGAACTCGACAGCGCCGTCGCGCGTCTGCTAGAGGCCACCGAGGCGGCGCGTCGCGCCGGAAAGCATGAGTTCTCGGAGCAGTCTGGCTTTCCGCAACTGGTCGCGGAGGAGATCATCGAGTCGACTACCGAGTCGTGGTACGCCGAGGACGGATACGGCGATTATCTGAGCGTCGAGGGGCTGGTGCGCGACGGCGAGTATTTCCCGCTTGCGATGACGGGCCGTCTGCGCACCATCGAGCCGTTCACCGAACTGGGCAACGTAGCGCCGTGTGTGCTGAGTCGCGAGAAGAAGGAGCAGATCGTCGCGCTGGTCCGGACTGCGATCGATGCGCTCGGTTTCGAGAACTGCGCGACGCACACCGAGATGAAGCTGATGGCGAACGGCGGCGTGTCGTTCCTCGAAACTGCTGCGCGGATGGGCGGCGTCGCGATCGCAAAGGAAGTGGCTGAGGTGTTCGGCATCGACTACATCAACCTGTTCCTCGATGTGATGCTTGGCGAGCGGGCGCCGATTCCTTCGTTCGAGCAGAACCCGCCGCGCTGCGCGGCGGCGTCAGTGGCGCTGGTCGGCTGCGACAGCAATGGCACCCCGTGGCGTGGCGCGAAGACCTTTGAGCCAGCACAGGTGGACTGGCGCGCGCTCGTCGACGAGCGCGCCAACGTGGGGATAGAAGCCGCTCAGTCGGTGGAACCGGGCAGCCGCATGATGCCCTACGACGGTGCAGGCGGATTGCTGAACTATGCCGGGCAGGCGTTCCTCGTCAGCGCCACGCCGGCCGATCTGAAGCGTGCGGCCTATAGCCTGATCGACGGGCTCGAGGCGCGTTTGCCCGACCACGCGTGAGCACCGAGCGGAGACTGCACACAATGAACCCGACCCCCCCGAGAGTCAGCCTGCTGCTCTGGATTGTCAATCTTTCGTCCATCGCGGCGAGCGTCTTCAGTTATGTCTATCTGTCGTACAGTGCGTATCAGAAGACCGGCTCGATGTTGCTGTCCGAGGCGGTTCTGCTGGCGCCGATGGTGATTCCGGTCTTGCTGTGCTTTGTCATCAACGCGGCGGCTGGCCGGCGCTCGCCGAAGGCTATCCTCGTCTGGTTCAATTTCGCGGGCATGCTGGTCGCGGCGGCGACCTACGCGCTGGTCGACCGCTTTGTCGCTGCGGCGGTTGCCGGCACGCTGGTGATCGGTTTCCTTGATGCGACGCAGCGGATCGCGCGAACCGTCGCGATCAAACGCTATTTCTCGAACGACGACATTCGCTATGCGTTACCGATCACGCTGACCGCGCAGTTCATCGCCGGCGCGATTGCGGGTGTCGCGTTGTCGTTGTACAAGAGCGAGATCACGTCGACGATGGCCGGAGCGATCACGATCGCGGCATACGGTCTAGGCACACTGGCAGCGGTGTTGCTGCCCCGCGCGCCGGCCCAGCCCGCCCCCGCCGCGTCGGCCGGCGCTTTCGGCACGCTCGTGCAAGTGCTGCGGACTTCGCCCGCGTTGCAGCGTCACTTTATCGCGTTCATCCTGCTGGTGTCGGTCTACCAGGGTTTCTTCAACGTGTCGCGGGTGACGCTGCCAATCTCGGTGCTTGGCCTGTCGCAGACCCATGTCGGCTATCTGCAGATTATCAGCGCGACGTCAGCTCTGATCGCTGCATTGATGTTTGCGTTTGCGAGCCGGCGTGGCGTCACGCTCGGCAAGGTGGCCATGTTCGCGATGAACGTGATCTGTCTCGGCGCGATGGCGGGATCGGCGGCGTTCCGGGACGTGACGGTCAGCTACACACTCTACTTCGTCTACATGTTTTTCTGGGAGGTGCTGTTCTTCAAGCATCAGGCGGACGTCGTCGCGGCGACACCGCCCGAGCATATGGCGCTCGTCGCTACGTTCCAGTATGCGAGCGTCTATCTTGGGATGATCGTCGCTGGATTCGCGGGCAGCTGGGTCGCGCAGGGGTACGGTCTGTTCGTCGCAGCGCTCGCGTTCGTCGTGTTCTACGTGGCGAGCATGACATGGAACGCCATGCGAGACATCAGCGCTGTGCGCGAATCGGCTTATGGCCGCTGAAACAGACCTCCATCGTTCGGTTCAGGCCGGCGTTGCCGGAGACATCGCTGCATGTCCATTACCAGGTGAAACACCATGAATAAAGCTATGCCGCTGGTCATGATCCACGGCCTGTTCGGGTCACAAAGCTTCTATGCACCGAGCCGGCGCATTGTCGCCGTCGATGTTCATACACCCGATCTGATCGGCTACGGCGCGCTGAAAGACAGCGCGGTTGAGCCGATCACGCTGGCCGGCCAAGCGGCGCATGTGATCCGCTATGTGCACGAGCACGTCGGCGCACCGAGCATCCTGCTCGGACACAGTGTCGGCGGCGCGGTCGCGATGCTCGCCGCCGCGTCCGCGCCCGACCTTGTGTGCGGGGTGATTAATGTCGAAGGCAATTTCACGCTCGACGACGCATTCTGGTGCCGGAAAATCGCCGGTCTCGACGCCGCCGCGTGGCAAGCGGAGCACATGCGCCTCGTCGCCGATCCGGAGGGCTGGCTGAAGAACGGTGGTATTGCCGTCACGCCGCAGCGTCTCGAGTGGGCGCGCACCGCACTCGCGAACCAACCGCGCGAAACGATTCAGGCGATGGCGCGCGCGGTGGTGGCGGAAACCGGCGCACCCGATTTCCTTTCGCACATTCGCATGGTCGTCGAACGGGGCACTCCCCTCTTCATGCTCGCCGGCGAACGGTCGGCGTCCGGATGGGACGCGCCGGACTGGGCGCGCGCTGCGGCGCGCTCCTACGTGGTCCAGCCGGATGTCGGCCACATGATGATGCTCGAGGAGCCCGATGGGTTTTGCCGGATCGTCGGCGGGATGGTCGCCCAGATCGCGGCCTGACCGGTGGCGTCATGTCACGAAGTTAATCTTTGCTTGGAAGTAAAAAGGCCACCTCCGAAACGAGGTGACCTTTTTTATTGCGCGCGTTTCATCACGCGTGCCGGGTACGCGTCGCTTTTTAGTTCGGCGCAGCGTGCTTGTCACAGCCGTGCTCGCAGCCGCTCTGATCCAGCGGCATCTGCTGCGCCGCTTCCGCGCGAATGCCGAGGCGTTCGAGCAGCTTGCGGTCCGCTTCGGCTTGCGGATTACTGGTGGTCAGCAACTGGTCGCCGTAGAAAATCGAGTTTGCGCCAGCCAGGAAACACAGCGCCTGCAACGCTTCGTCCATCTGCTCGCGGCCGGCCGACAGACGCACCATCGCGCGCGGCATCGTGATGCGTGCAACCGCAATCGTACGGACGAATTCGAACGGATCGATCGCTTCGGTGCCGGTCAGCGGCGTGCCTTCTACCTGCACCAGGTTGTTGATGGGCACCGATTCCGGATACGGCTCCATGTTCGCCAGTTGCGCGATCAGGCCGGCGCGCTCACGGCGCGATTCGCCCAGACCGACAATCCCGCCGCAGCATACGTTGATGCCCGCATCGCGCACGCGTTCCAGGGTGTCGAGACGGTCCTGATACGTGCGCGTCGAAATGATCTGGCCATAGAACTCCGGCGACGTATCGAGGTTGTGGTTGTAGTAATCGAGGCCCGCTTCGCGCAGACCTTGCGCCTGATGCGTTTCCAGCATGCCGAGCGTCACGCAGGTTTCGAGACCCATCGCCTTCACGCCGCGGATCATGTCCTTGATCGGCTCGAGGTGGCGGTCCTTCGGATTGCGCCACGCCGCTCCCATGCAAAAGCGCGTCGCGCCGTTTTCCTTGGCGACCTTGGCGGCGGCCAATACTTCATCGACCGGCATCAGCTTGTCGGCCTGCAGGCCCGTGTCGTGATGCACCGACTGCGGACAGTACGCGCAATCTTCTTCACAGCCGCCGGTCTTGATCGACAGCAGCGTCGACAGTTGCACCGTGTTCGCGTCGAAGTGTTCGCGGTGGGTTTGCTGCGCGCGGAACATCAGGTCGTTGAACGGCAGTTCGTACAACGCGACGATGTCGGCGACGCGCCATTTGGCCACCGGCTTGGCGCCTGCGGCGGCGTTGTTGGCGTGGTTCGAGGCGGCCGCGTCGGCTGGCGTCGGAGCGATGTTCAATTGCGTCATGTCGTCAATCCTCATGGATGGATGTAATGGGTTTTCAGCGCTGCGCGTGGCGCAGCGTCTGCAGGAGTCGGTTGATGTTGAGTTGATCCGCCGCGAGCTCGGGCGAAGCCGGGTTCAAATGCGGCACGATGCCGAGCAAGGGCGCGTCGTATTCGCGCGCGAGATGCTCTCGAATCGAGGCGATGTTTTCATCGGGGAACGTCATGTCCGGATCGACGCGATTCGCCACCCAGCCGGCAAGCGTCAGCCCTCGCGCGGCGATCGCTTCGGCGGTGAGTAACGCGTGACTGATGCAACCGAGACGCATGCCAACCACCAGCACGACCGGCAGTTTCAGCGCGACGGCGAGATCGGCCGTGTCTTGCGTGGTGGTCAGCGGCACGCGAAAACCGCCGACCCCTTCGACCACGACGATCTCCGCTTGCTGCAAAGCCTGCGCATGACAATCGACGATGTGGTCGATATCGAACGTTACGTTTTCCAGCGCGGCGACGATATGCGGCGCGGCGGGTTCTTTCAGCAGGTACGGCGTGCGAATCGCCGGCGGCAGCAGGACGCTCGACGCGGCGTCGAGTTGATCCGCGTCTTCGTTATGCAACACGCCGTTCACTTCGAACGCGCCCGCGGCGATCGGCTTCATCGCGGCGGCTTGCAGGCCTTCGCGAACGAAGCCACGCAGAAGCGCTGCGGACACGAACGTCTTGCCGATTTCCGTATCGGTGCCGGTGACGAATAGCGACAGCGCCCGACTCATGCCGCCTTCGCCCCGAGTTGTTGCAAGCCCGCTTCGAGCCGGTCCAGATCCGCTTGCGCATGCGCGGCGGAAAGCGAAATGCGCAGCCGCGACGTACCCGCGGGCACGGTCGGCGGACGGATAGCCGGCACCCAGAGACCCGCGCGATCGAGCGTGGCCGCGATATCGAGCGTGGCCTCGTTCGAGCCGATGATCAGCGGCTGCACGGCGGTGTGTGAATCGACCGGCAGCCACGGCGTGGCTTTTAGCATCGCGCGCGTGCGTTCGATCAGTTGCTGGAGATGGGCGCGCCGCGCGTCACCTTCTTCGCCGCCGATGATCCGCAGACTCGCCGACACCGCATGCGCCGCAGCGGGCGCCGAAGCGGTCGTGAAGATATACGGCCGGGCGCGCTGCACGAGCCATTCGATCACGGTTTCATGCGCGACGACGAATGCGCCCGATACACCCGCCGCCTTACCGAGCGTGCCGATCGAAATCAGGTTCGGCGAGCGCAATGCGGCTTCTGCAACTGCGCCGCGGCCTTGCGGACCGAGCACGCCGAAACCGTGCGCATCGTCGACGATCAGCCATGCGCCATGCCGTTCCGCGAGTTC is a window of Paraburkholderia phytofirmans OLGA172 DNA encoding:
- a CDS encoding ATP-grasp domain-containing protein, coding for MTKKILYVYAPAGPPLDYFFPKVASRGDVHTCIVSKPSAYNLEILCKHSTTLHDFSGLRPDDGFARVAEIAHALKPDVVFTFSEFLLKSVSELAAQLGVRGVGPNIDLARNKILMRKRWQEAGVPQPAFRAIRRRDDLHRVAELRFPVLVKLAYGAGSIGQQIIHGMHELDSAVARLLEATEAARRAGKHEFSEQSGFPQLVAEEIIESTTESWYAEDGYGDYLSVEGLVRDGEYFPLAMTGRLRTIEPFTELGNVAPCVLSREKKEQIVALVRTAIDALGFENCATHTEMKLMANGGVSFLETAARMGGVAIAKEVAEVFGIDYINLFLDVMLGERAPIPSFEQNPPRCAAASVALVGCDSNGTPWRGAKTFEPAQVDWRALVDERANVGIEAAQSVEPGSRMMPYDGAGGLLNYAGQAFLVSATPADLKRAAYSLIDGLEARLPDHA
- a CDS encoding alpha/beta fold hydrolase encodes the protein MNKAMPLVMIHGLFGSQSFYAPSRRIVAVDVHTPDLIGYGALKDSAVEPITLAGQAAHVIRYVHEHVGAPSILLGHSVGGAVAMLAAASAPDLVCGVINVEGNFTLDDAFWCRKIAGLDAAAWQAEHMRLVADPEGWLKNGGIAVTPQRLEWARTALANQPRETIQAMARAVVAETGAPDFLSHIRMVVERGTPLFMLAGERSASGWDAPDWARAAARSYVVQPDVGHMMMLEEPDGFCRIVGGMVAQIAA
- the bioB gene encoding biotin synthase BioB, whose translation is MTQLNIAPTPADAAASNHANNAAAGAKPVAKWRVADIVALYELPFNDLMFRAQQTHREHFDANTVQLSTLLSIKTGGCEEDCAYCPQSVHHDTGLQADKLMPVDEVLAAAKVAKENGATRFCMGAAWRNPKDRHLEPIKDMIRGVKAMGLETCVTLGMLETHQAQGLREAGLDYYNHNLDTSPEFYGQIISTRTYQDRLDTLERVRDAGINVCCGGIVGLGESRRERAGLIAQLANMEPYPESVPINNLVQVEGTPLTGTEAIDPFEFVRTIAVARITMPRAMVRLSAGREQMDEALQALCFLAGANSIFYGDQLLTTSNPQAEADRKLLERLGIRAEAAQQMPLDQSGCEHGCDKHAAPN
- the bioD gene encoding dethiobiotin synthase, translated to MSRALSLFVTGTDTEIGKTFVSAALLRGFVREGLQAAAMKPIAAGAFEVNGVLHNEDADQLDAASSVLLPPAIRTPYLLKEPAAPHIVAALENVTFDIDHIVDCHAQALQQAEIVVVEGVGGFRVPLTTTQDTADLAVALKLPVVLVVGMRLGCISHALLTAEAIAARGLTLAGWVANRVDPDMTFPDENIASIREHLAREYDAPLLGIVPHLNPASPELAADQLNINRLLQTLRHAQR
- the bioF gene encoding 8-amino-7-oxononanoate synthase → MHLLDTLTEGLKDIDERGLRRRRRTADTPCAAHMTVDGRAIIGFASNDYLGLAAHPQLIAAIAEGAQRYGAGSGGSHLLGGHSRAHAQLEDDLAEFVGGFVDNARALYFSTGYMANLATLTALAGRGTTLFSDALNHASLIDGARLSRADVQIYPHCDMEALSAMLDASNAEVKVIVSDTVFSMDGDIAPLARLLELAERHGAWLIVDDAHGFGVLGPQGRGAVAEAALRSPNLISIGTLGKAAGVSGAFVVAHETVIEWLVQRARPYIFTTASAPAAAHAVSASLRIIGGEEGDARRAHLQQLIERTRAMLKATPWLPVDSHTAVQPLIIGSNEATLDIAATLDRAGLWVPAIRPPTVPAGTSRLRISLSAAHAQADLDRLEAGLQQLGAKAA